The Medicago truncatula cultivar Jemalong A17 chromosome 4, MtrunA17r5.0-ANR, whole genome shotgun sequence genome includes a region encoding these proteins:
- the LOC11407274 gene encoding basic leucine zipper 4, whose protein sequence is MLSTLPPSDPLLDNPFSAFHGGFPQWDFHDLFSDDIKPTSPKTITSSSGSDEPNQPHDKRKPDSDEPNHGVVDERKRRRMISNRESARRSRMRKQRHVENLRNQLNKCRMENREMKNRLQFILFHLNRIRTENEWLRSERTVLNQRINNFTQILVCQQFQPFSTAWTCNTTMVE, encoded by the coding sequence ATGCTCTCCACCCTCCCTCCCTCAGACCCTCTTCTCGACAACCCATTCTCCGCCTTCCACGGTGGTTTCCCGCAGTGGGATTTTCACGACCTATTTTCAGATGATATCAAACCCACAAGCCCTAAAACTATCACTTCAAGTTCCGGTTCAGATGAACCAAACCAACCCCATGACAAACGTAAACCGGACTCAGACGAACCGAACCACGGGGTGGTCGATGAGCGTAAGCGCCGACGCATGATATCGAACCGGGAATCAGCCCGAAGGTCACGGATGCGTAAGCAAAGACATGTTGAGAATCTAAGGAACCAGTTGAACAAGTGTAGAATGGAAAACCGGGAGATGAAAAACCGGTTACAATTCATTTTGTTTCACTTGAACCGGATACGAACCGAAAATGAATGGCTCCGGTCTGAGCGAACCGTGCTGAACCAAAGAATCAACAACTTTACTCAAATTTTGGTTTGCCAACAATTTCAACCTTTCTCCactgcatggacatgtaacactACTATGGTGGAATAA